One genomic window of Numida meleagris isolate 19003 breed g44 Domestic line chromosome 1, NumMel1.0, whole genome shotgun sequence includes the following:
- the LOC110408364 gene encoding histone H1.03 has product MAETAPVAAPDVAAAPAPAKAAPAKKPKKAAGGAKARKPAGPSVTELITKAVSASKERKGLSLAALKKALAAGGYDVEKSNSRIKLGLKSLVSKGTLVQTKGTGASGSFRLSKKPGEGKEKAPKKKAPAAKPKKAAARKPAAAAKKPKKAVAVKKSPKKAKKPAAAATKKATKSPKKATKAAKPKKAVATKSPAKAKAVKPKAAKPKAAKPKAAKAKKAAPKKK; this is encoded by the coding sequence ATGGCAGAGACCGCTCCCGTTGCTGCTCCCGATGTCGCCGCCGCTCCGGCCCCGGCCAAGGCGGCCCCCGCCAAGAAGCCGAAGAAGGCGGCTGGCGGCGCCAAAGCCCGCAAGCCCGCGGGCCCCAGCGTCACCGAGCTGATCACCAAGGCCGTGTCCGCCTCCAAGGAGCGCAAGGGGCTCTCCCTCGCCGCGCTCAAGAAGGCGCTGGCCGCCGGCGGCTACGACGTGGAAAAAAGTAACAGCCGCATCAAGCTGGGGCTCAAGAGCCTCGTCAGCAAGGGCACCCTGGTGCAGACCAAGGGCACCGGCGCCTCTGGCTCGTTCCGTCTCAGCAAGAAGCCGGGcgagggaaaggagaaggctcCCAAGAAGAAGGCGCCCGCGGCCAAGCCCAAGAAGGCTGCAGCCAGGAAGCCGGCGGCTGCTGCCAAGAAGCCCAAGAAGGCGGTGGCAGTGAAGAAAAGCCCTAAGAAAGCCAAGAAGccggcagctgctgccactAAGAAGGCAACCAAGAGCCCCAAGAAGGCGACCAAGGCTGCCAAGCCCAAAAAGGCAGTGGCCACCAAGAGCCCAGCCAAGGCTAAGGCAGTGAAGCCCAAAGCTGCCAAGCCCAAGGCGGCCAAACCCAAGGCAGCCAAGGCGAAGAAGGCAGCCCccaagaaaaagtaa
- the LOC110387000 gene encoding histone H3 isoform X1, whose amino-acid sequence MARTKQTARKSTGGKAPRKQLATKAARKSAPATGGVKKPHRYRPGTVALREIRRYQKSTELLIRKLPFQRLVREIAQDFKTDLRFQSSAVMALQEASEAYLVGLFEDTNLCAIHAKRVTIMPKDIQLARRIRGERA is encoded by the coding sequence GTCGACGGGCGGGAAGGCGCCCCGCAAGCAGCTGGCCACCAAGGCGGCCCGCAAGAGCGCGCCGGCCACGGGCGGCGTCAAGAAGCCGCACCGCTACCGGCCCGGCACGGTGGCGCTGCGCGAGATCCGCCGCTACCAGAAGTCCACGGAGCTGCTGATCCGCAAGCTGCCCTTCCAGCGCCTGGTGCGCGAGATCGCGCAGGACTTCAAGACCGACCTGCGCTTCCAGAGCTCGGCCGTCATGGCGCTGCAGGAGGCCAGCGAGGCCTACCTGGTGGGGCTCTTCGAGGACACCAACCTGTGCGCCATCCATGCCAAGCGCGTCACCATCATGCCCAAGGACATCCAGCTCGCCCGCCGCATCCGCGGGGAGCGCGCCTGA
- the LOC110387530 gene encoding histone H4, with product MSGRGKGGKGLGKGGAKRHRKVLRDNIQGITKPAIRRLARRGGVKRISGLIYEETRGVLKVFLENVIRDAVTYTEHAKRKTVTAMDVVYALKRQGRTLYGFGG from the coding sequence ATGTCTGGCAGAGGCAAGGGCGGGAAGGGGCTCGGCAAGGGCGGCGCCAAGCGCCACCGCAAGGTGCTGCGCGACAACATCCAGGGCATCACCAAGCCGGCCATCCGCCGCCtggcgcggcgcggcggcgtCAAGCGCATCTCGGGGCTCATCTACGAGGAGACGCGCGGCGTGCTCAAGGTCTTCCTGGAGAACGTCATCCGCGACGCCGTCACCTACACCGAGCACGCCAAGAGGAAGACGGTCACGGCCATGGACGTGGTCTACGCGCTCAAGCGCCAGGGACGCACCCTCTACGGCTTCGGCGGTTAA